The Enteractinococcus fodinae genome has a segment encoding these proteins:
- the tal gene encoding transaldolase produces the protein MFVSQNQYTKALDAAGVSLWLDDLSRDRINSGDLQNLIETKTITGVTTNPAIFGKALTTGTAYDAQLAELAAAGADALSAVVEMTTDDVRSACDVLAPVYEATNGYDGRVSIEVDPRLAWDTDETVAQAIDLSKKVGRPNVMVKIPATEQGLPAITRVLAEGISVNVTLIFSLERYRQVVNAWLTGLERARSEGRDLATIHSVASFFVSRVDTEIDNQLEAAQLPAEQLLQLRGRAGIANARLAYRIFEQMQDTERWRLLSSNGANLQRPLWASTGTKNPDYSDVRYVNGLVAEYTVNTLPEDTLNAVADHGEITGNRIPDNYEMDDAHMDDLARAGIDYAQVVAKLETEGLEKFVEAWNELLEGIEQRLEQYK, from the coding sequence ATGTTCGTGAGTCAAAACCAATACACCAAAGCCCTCGACGCCGCCGGTGTTTCCCTATGGCTAGATGATCTCTCCAGAGATCGCATCAACTCGGGAGATCTCCAGAACCTGATCGAGACCAAGACTATTACCGGCGTGACGACTAACCCGGCAATCTTTGGGAAAGCCCTGACCACGGGCACCGCTTACGATGCCCAACTGGCGGAATTAGCAGCAGCCGGGGCGGACGCGCTCAGCGCAGTGGTCGAGATGACCACCGATGACGTCCGTTCAGCTTGTGACGTGCTGGCACCCGTGTACGAAGCCACTAACGGTTATGACGGGCGCGTCTCAATTGAGGTGGACCCGAGACTGGCATGGGATACCGATGAAACCGTCGCGCAGGCCATCGACTTGTCCAAAAAAGTCGGTCGTCCCAATGTGATGGTCAAGATCCCCGCGACCGAACAGGGTCTGCCTGCGATTACTCGCGTCTTAGCTGAAGGTATTAGCGTCAACGTGACGCTCATCTTCTCGCTGGAACGTTACCGCCAAGTGGTCAATGCGTGGCTGACCGGCCTCGAAAGAGCTCGTTCAGAGGGCCGCGATCTAGCCACCATTCATTCCGTGGCAAGTTTCTTCGTCTCTCGGGTTGACACTGAGATCGATAATCAACTCGAAGCTGCTCAGTTGCCAGCAGAACAATTGCTGCAACTGCGCGGCCGTGCTGGGATCGCCAACGCTCGGCTGGCGTACCGGATCTTCGAACAGATGCAAGATACCGAACGCTGGAGGCTGTTGTCTTCCAATGGGGCGAACCTTCAGCGCCCACTGTGGGCGTCAACTGGTACCAAAAACCCGGACTACTCAGACGTGCGGTACGTCAACGGATTGGTGGCGGAATATACGGTCAACACCCTGCCCGAAGACACGCTCAATGCGGTGGCCGATCACGGCGAGATTACGGGCAATCGCATACCTGATAATTATGAGATGGACGATGCGCACATGGATGACTTGGCACGCGCCGGGATCGATTACGCCCAGGTTGTAGCCAAGTTAGAAACTGAAGGTCTCGAGAAGTTCGTCGAGGCATGGAACGAGCTGCTTGAGGGGATCGAACAGCGTCTTGAGCAGTATAAGTAG
- the secG gene encoding preprotein translocase subunit SecG, protein MNLELVLQIILVIISVALVFAILLHKGRGGGMSDMFGGGVTSGLSSSGVAERNLNRLTVTLAVLWGGIIIALGLLSRFSGDF, encoded by the coding sequence TTGAACCTTGAACTTGTGCTCCAGATCATTCTGGTGATCATCTCAGTCGCGTTGGTCTTTGCGATCCTGTTGCACAAGGGCCGCGGAGGCGGCATGTCCGACATGTTCGGTGGTGGTGTCACCAGCGGCTTGAGCTCTTCAGGTGTCGCGGAACGTAACCTCAACAGGCTTACCGTGACGCTGGCGGTGCTGTGGGGCGGGATCATTATTGCACTGGGCCTTTTGTCCCGATTCTCAGGAGATTTTTAG
- the tpiA gene encoding triose-phosphate isomerase, with amino-acid sequence MTSKTDGVYDRTPLIAGNWKMHMDHFQAVSLVQKLSWTLADHDHNFDEVQVAVFPPFTDLRSVQTLIMADKLELVYGAQDLSQHDAGAYTGDISGDFLGKLGCSYVLVGHSERRSVHGETDDLINAKVHAALRHELTPILCVGEGLDTRQANHHVSFTLEQLRAGLSGLEAEAVASLVIAYEPVWAIGTGEVAGPADAQEMGEAIRQAIAELFDTETASSTRVLYGGSVKADNVAAMMRQRDIDGVLVGGASLDDEEFANIVRFEHHLVTD; translated from the coding sequence TTGACCTCAAAGACCGACGGCGTCTACGACCGCACCCCGCTGATCGCGGGGAACTGGAAAATGCACATGGATCATTTCCAAGCGGTGTCGCTGGTGCAGAAACTGTCGTGGACACTGGCCGATCATGATCACAACTTCGACGAGGTTCAGGTGGCAGTTTTCCCGCCATTTACGGACCTGAGAAGCGTCCAAACCCTGATCATGGCCGACAAACTAGAACTTGTCTACGGCGCTCAAGATCTCTCGCAACACGATGCAGGGGCCTACACCGGCGATATCTCGGGCGACTTTCTCGGCAAGCTTGGTTGCTCGTACGTGCTCGTGGGTCACTCCGAACGCCGCAGCGTGCACGGGGAAACCGATGACCTCATCAACGCGAAGGTCCACGCGGCACTCCGGCATGAGCTCACTCCCATCCTCTGTGTCGGCGAAGGGTTAGATACCCGGCAAGCCAACCATCATGTCTCATTCACTCTCGAGCAGCTTCGTGCTGGTCTGTCGGGGCTCGAGGCGGAAGCTGTAGCGAGCCTTGTCATCGCTTATGAACCAGTCTGGGCGATCGGTACTGGCGAAGTTGCAGGCCCTGCTGACGCTCAAGAAATGGGGGAGGCGATTCGTCAAGCTATCGCTGAGCTCTTCGACACTGAAACGGCTTCGAGTACTCGGGTGTTGTATGGTGGATCTGTCAAAGCTGACAATGTCGCTGCCATGATGCGCCAACGAGATATCGATGGGGTATTAGTCGGTGGTGCGAGCCTCGACGACGAGGAATTCGCTAACATTGTTAGGTTCGAACACCACCTGGTGACCGATTAG
- a CDS encoding transglycosylase family protein — translation MTNPARGKFAAKSLAAAAAISLPFLAFATPASADTGTWDQLAECESGGNWSIDTGNGYRGGLQFKQSTWEAYGGSGNPAAASKSEQIRVAENVQQGQGWGAWPACSAQLGLTGNAQPQGGSGGQQQETSQQQEAPAQTQQQQAPAPQQEAPAPTQQQEAPAQQQPAQSAPAQAAPAGETYTVVAGDTLSKIAQAHGVAGGWHSIYEANTDKIADPTLIYPGQQIVLP, via the coding sequence ATGACTAACCCAGCACGTGGCAAATTCGCTGCCAAATCTCTCGCAGCTGCCGCAGCCATCTCGCTGCCATTCTTGGCATTTGCCACTCCGGCGTCCGCCGATACGGGCACGTGGGATCAGCTTGCCGAATGTGAATCCGGCGGCAACTGGAGCATCGATACCGGTAACGGCTACCGCGGTGGCCTGCAATTCAAGCAGTCCACTTGGGAAGCTTACGGGGGCTCGGGCAACCCTGCCGCAGCAAGCAAGAGCGAGCAGATCCGGGTTGCTGAAAATGTCCAACAGGGACAAGGGTGGGGCGCCTGGCCAGCCTGCTCGGCTCAGCTTGGCCTGACCGGTAACGCCCAGCCACAGGGTGGGTCCGGCGGCCAGCAACAGGAAACCAGCCAACAGCAAGAGGCTCCAGCCCAGACCCAACAGCAGCAGGCTCCAGCCCCGCAGCAAGAAGCCCCTGCACCAACTCAGCAGCAGGAAGCCCCCGCTCAGCAGCAGCCTGCGCAGTCAGCTCCAGCACAAGCTGCGCCTGCCGGTGAGACCTACACCGTCGTAGCTGGCGATACGCTGTCCAAGATCGCCCAGGCACATGGTGTTGCTGGCGGTTGGCACAGCATCTATGAAGCTAACACTGACAAAATCGCAGATCCGACTTTGATCTACCCAGGTCAGCAGATCGTCCTGCCATAA